A window of Onychostoma macrolepis isolate SWU-2019 chromosome 01, ASM1243209v1, whole genome shotgun sequence contains these coding sequences:
- the srd5a2a gene encoding 3-oxo-5-alpha-steroid 4-dehydrogenase 2a, translating to MLCQENTIHYCSWTFVVGGVLYLLRQMTTHTPYGRYVDKKSSGIMVPAKAGWFIQELPSFLVPVLLFLTTESLPGIGRHLLLWTFCLHYFQRTFVYSLLTKGRPSPLLIVVSAVIFCSMNGFLQGHYMLHCTQYHSEWHRDTRFITGLLMFFTGMAINIHSDYILRNLRKPGEVSYKIPRGGMFDLVSGANFFGEIVEWCGYAVASWSLPAFSFALFTICSIGPRAYHHHRYYLEKFKDYPKSRKAVIPFLL from the exons TTGTAGTTGGACATTTGTAGTCGGTGGAGTGCTTTACCTCCTGCGGCAaatgaccacacacacaccatacGGACGTTACGTGGACAAAAAATCCTCTGGGATTATGGTCCCAGCCAAGGCAGGATGGTTTATTCAAGAGCTTCCATCATTCCTAGTTCCTGTGCTGTTGTTTTTGACAACAGAAAGTTTGCCGGGGATAGGAAGACATTTACTGCTCTGGACCTTTTGCTTGCACTACTTTCAGAG GACTTTTGTATACTCCTTGCTGACTAAAGGCAGGCCGTCTCCTCTGCTCATTGTGGTGAGCGCGGTGATCTTCTGCTCTATGAACGGATTTCTGCAGGGTCACTACATGCTCCACTGCACTCAGTACCACAGCGAATGGCACAGAGACACACGCTTCATCACTG GTTTGCTGATGTTTTTCACTGGAATGGCCATCAACATCCACAGCGACTATATTTTACGAAACCTGAGGAAACCAGGAGAGGTCAGCTATAAAATCCCTAGAG GAGGAATGTTTGATCTGGTCTCTGGTGCGAACTTCTTTGGGGAGATTGTTGAATGGTGTGGATACGCTGTGGCCAGCTGGTCCCTTCCTGCTTTCTCCTTTGCTCTGTTCACCATCTGCTCCATTGGGCCTCGAGCCTACCACCATCACAG GTATTACTTGGAGAAATTTAAAGATTACCCCAAATCAAGAAAGGCTGTGATCCCTTTCCTGCTATAA